A window from Centropristis striata isolate RG_2023a ecotype Rhode Island chromosome 4, C.striata_1.0, whole genome shotgun sequence encodes these proteins:
- the ccdc153 gene encoding coiled-coil domain-containing protein 153, with protein MLSVHSLYPQRSEQAASQQANMPPKKKTKKTTKKNPEKSENDLEAKYRRSILDVAVLQDHIAFQCESVKTVQSDRIDLRRRMRDMEQKLQQEKQDRRDVNSDLSRQYKTMQTELTNKVKRMEKEASQLKEELVLCQEELRKEKREREQVEREKDATIADLQHKLDNMETDYEKILHETLDSLTSQLSVARQGWEDKSTTLHQNYKELLSDFGLNALHILKT; from the exons ATGTTGTCAGTGCACAGTTTGTATCCTCAAAGGTCTGAGCAGGCGGCCTCACAGCAAGCAAACATGCctccaaagaaaaagacaaaaaagaccacaaagaagAACCCTGAAAAAA GTGAAAATGACTTGGAAGCAAAGTACAGGCGTAGTATTCTGGATGTAGCCGTCCTACAGGATCACATTG CGTTCCAGTGCGAGTCTGTAAAAACGGTCCAGTCTGATAGAATTGACCTGAGGCGACGCATGAGAGACATGGAGCAGAAGCTGCAGCAAGAGAAACAAGACCGCAGGGACGTCAACTCTG ACCTCAGCCGCCAGTACAAAACCATGCAGACAGAGCTGACCAACAAGGTGAAGAGGATGGAGAAAGAGGCCAGCCAGCTGAAGGAAGAACTTG TGTTGTGTCAGGAAGAATtaaggaaagagaaaagagagcgTGAGCAGGTGGAACGGGAGAAAGACGCCACCATAGCTGACCTCCAACACAAGCTGGACAACATGGAAACGGACTATGAGAAGATCCTGCAT GAGACTCTGGACAGCCTGACTTCCCAGCTGTCTGTGGCTCGACAGGGATGGGAAGACAAGAGCACAACCCTTCATCAAAACTACAAGGAACTGCTCTCCGACTTTGGTCTGAATGCACTGCACATCTTAAAGACATGA